A region of the Cucurbita pepo subsp. pepo cultivar mu-cu-16 chromosome LG14, ASM280686v2, whole genome shotgun sequence genome:
TGTATGCTATGAACATTCTTACTCCAAATCAACAATCTAAAGCAGTGAACTCGAACACCTGAACTGTATCAACATTGTGCATAATCTTAGCAGTTTGGCAGAGCAGGAATACAGGATTATGCACATGGGGACTTCTATTTACAAGTATTAAACTAAGATAATCACAAGCACATGAGATTTACAAGTATTTCCTTCGTGGGAAATCTTAGttcaaaagaaatcaagaaaacaaatgaaGGAGTATATGATGAGCGTGCAAAATATAGCACAAACAAAGGAGAAATATACTGAGcatctctgtttcttttctttctaattatCTACAGACTAATCAACTGTGTTTGTTACTCCCAAAGCGGCATTCTCGGGCTCCATTGATTCAGTCTCTGTTCTATGGATCCTACCACTACCATTCGCTGAAAACTCATCAGAGTATCCATATTAGTTCCACACTCCAAATCCCCTTTGCTGTTTACATGATGTCTGGTGGCTGAAATTAGGTCCCATCGGACTCCTTCCGATGTCGGCCCTACTTATAGGCGGCGATGGCGGAAGGGACATGGGAACTCTTTCGGGGACGTTCAATCTGCCAAACTCTTGTGGAGGTCTTGAAGACTGGTAGTTATTATGATGCTGCAGCTGCAGCTGGTTTTGTTGATAGTGGTAATGAGGCTGTGGAATGTGGGGTTTACTAATTGGAATGGCATTGGTGGAAGGTTGAAGGTTGTTGAAGCTGCAAAGGCTAGGAGAGCTGTGGACCTTATGCATAGGAGGGCGGCTGGGTTTTATGCAATTCCAAGAGAATGTTTCTTGGGCTATAGATTCAGCTGTTTGGGCCTCTGGAGAAGATGATTTTGGAGATGAACAAGCAGATGAAAGGCTGAATGTGGGGCGGTTTGCATTTGAAGGGGAGAATTTCGCACTAGCGGTGGAGCCAGACCGCACAATGCCATTAATAGCTTCAAGATAACGTTGCTGAATTTGTTGGGGATCTGCAGAGAATGGTTGAGCCTCAAGAACAATTGGATTTGAAGGAAATAAGAAACACCGAAGTTTAGGAGTTCCTTCGCTTTCTAGCCGATCATACTCATCAAGCATATGCTTTAAATCCTCATCAGACCTCACAGATACCAAAACATCAAGATCATCAGGAACCAATTGGTACTTAAGCACCATATCTCCATCAGTTAGAGCAGTCAGGTTCTTCATTAGATCTGTTGAAGAAGATTTAACATTATGGGAAAGAAGATCGAAACGGATTTTGAATCCACTAGAAACAGCTAACCAAATGTTTGATAATCTTCATTACTATTGAAGGAACAACAATTGGTTGAACTTGTCAAAGATAATTTGATATTCGAAATGCAAGTTTTAAATCGCACAAATAATTCCTCCATGCTGAGAATTAACTTGGCAGATGAACAAAACTACAAATCCATTCAAGTAATTCGAACATTATACAGAAAACACTTCAAATCATCAGAATAGGATTTTCCAGAAGGTCACATAATCATCATCAGATTAAAAACTCACCAAGAAAACTTAAGAAGAATCACAATCACAATAAGAAGGGCGAGAAAATGGAACTAACAGAA
Encoded here:
- the LOC111810329 gene encoding uncharacterized protein LOC111810329, with the translated sequence MASEGGSNGGGDETPSLSPRSKFKFLCSYGGKILPRPSDGHLKYVGGETRVIALPRDIKFSDLMKNLTALTDGDMVLKYQLVPDDLDVLVSVRSDEDLKHMLDEYDRLESEGTPKLRCFLFPSNPIVLEAQPFSADPQQIQQRYLEAINGIVRSGSTASAKFSPSNANRPTFSLSSACSSPKSSSPEAQTAESIAQETFSWNCIKPSRPPMHKVHSSPSLCSFNNLQPSTNAIPISKPHIPQPHYHYQQNQLQLQHHNNYQSSRPPQEFGRLNVPERVPMSLPPSPPISRADIGRSPMGPNFSHQTSCKQQRGFGVWN